One genomic region from Sphingobacterium sp. UGAL515B_05 encodes:
- a CDS encoding DUF3050 domain-containing protein: MNRIAEINEYIATEREVLLQHPLYRKIKTIKNLRSFTEGHVYAVWDFMSLLKALQIKLTCTTLPWFASEHPSTRYLINEIVLAEESDEYIDGRRLSHFEMYLDAMDAMGADLHLVNKFIAHAKKSSNIFDVIATTTLDKRIKDFLNFTFEVIAEGEVHKIAAAFTFGREDLIPGMFTSILEEIKTNFPTANLDSFIYYFQRHIDLDGDEHGPLAMQMITDLAKDDEVRWTEMKEISKVALQKRIQLWNAIEDSLYG, translated from the coding sequence ATGAATAGAATTGCGGAAATTAACGAATACATTGCTACCGAACGCGAGGTATTATTGCAACACCCTTTGTATCGTAAGATCAAAACGATCAAGAATCTACGTTCTTTTACAGAAGGGCATGTGTACGCTGTATGGGATTTTATGTCTTTACTAAAAGCTTTACAGATTAAATTGACCTGTACGACTTTACCTTGGTTTGCGAGTGAGCATCCATCAACACGCTATCTAATCAACGAAATTGTATTGGCTGAGGAATCGGATGAATACATTGATGGTCGTCGTTTGAGCCACTTTGAGATGTATCTGGATGCCATGGATGCCATGGGTGCCGATCTTCATCTGGTCAATAAATTTATTGCTCACGCCAAAAAATCGAGCAACATATTCGATGTCATTGCAACGACCACATTGGACAAGCGGATCAAAGACTTTTTGAATTTTACATTCGAAGTGATTGCTGAGGGCGAGGTGCATAAAATTGCCGCAGCATTTACGTTTGGACGCGAAGATCTTATCCCGGGAATGTTTACCTCTATTTTGGAAGAAATTAAAACAAACTTCCCTACAGCCAATCTGGACAGCTTTATCTATTATTTTCAACGTCATATTGACCTTGATGGCGACGAGCATGGACCTTTGGCGATGCAGATGATCACAGATCTCGCGAAGGACGATGAGGTTAGATGGACGGAAATGAAGGAGATTAGTAAAGTTGCGCTACAAAAGAGAATACAGTTGTGGAATGCAATAGAAGATTCCTTATACGGATAG
- a CDS encoding TonB-dependent receptor, whose amino-acid sequence MKTEKTRQWPLIKGLSFGPEASIMALCLSIAVPYTGSAASLRTTDRRFAPTEKVPSTVAGVVRQQRTIKGKVLDNTGRPLPGVTVRVKNATQETQTDQQGQFELSLTGGTAVLTFSSLGFETREMAVAANEGTVNVQLNDASSSLEEVVVVGYGTQKKVNLTGAVATVSGKDMIKRPVVNTASMLQGAVPGVQINQGSGEPGNEGVSIRIRGKGTFSGAGSDPLVLIDGVQGKFSDVNPNDIENVSVLKDAASAAIYGSRAANGVILITTKQGKSGKTTVQYDGNVGIYKPTKMFDLITNSAQYMELYNEARKNSNLNDGLYPADVIAAYRNSNDPVKYPNTDWLGLIFQTKPTYTHNLGIQGGNEKTTFNVGLGYVNQDGMIKGFNYDRYSARLNLTTKISEGIKFGTNILLKTGHTESIPGGSKDLFLSAMSQAPTYGPFLPDGSGRYTYKAYDWEYNNKNPMAVLDRKFTYNTDDYAANLQAWMEVQLFKGLSWYTKGAYNFNMDKYKDYKSTLDEYYYHTGTLGTTLDLGKGLTDQDQQTIYTNLFTYLNYDRAFGAHHLKAQAGYSIEKSKYTYLQGFRQNFVDDTLTELNAGGSDIQRANGTANQWALISYFGRLNYDYQGKYLLEANMRYDGSSKFYGKNRWAAFPSFSAGWRVSEESFVKEFASGWLDNLKIRGSWGQLGNQNVVDVNGYSLNYPYQPVLGLTGNYSFDNNSLQSGVAQQRLTNPLIKWETTTMTDVGVDLSLFKNLDITFDWYKKRTTDILRPSQITAIVGLGAPNINDGIVENKGVELGITYRNQLTTGALEGLRYQLGANLDRFKNKLVKFGEPEIGGYTIKKNGYAMDSFYTYEVIGIFQSDAEVAAAPKQFNDNTLPGDLKYRDVNGDGKIDANDRTIISGVDPKLNYSFNLSASFKGFDFSALLQGVYGVKSYVSGWGVTPFVQGSPPTKDWLDRWTPENPSTTMPRIYWGWSAPEKFSRASSYFIQDASYFRLKNLVFGYTLPEGLLKKYKIDRLRVYFSGDNLLTATKFKGLDPERYGNGDLVQYPQNKIYSFGVQVNF is encoded by the coding sequence ATGAAAACAGAAAAGACAAGACAATGGCCTTTGATCAAGGGCCTGTCCTTCGGTCCTGAGGCCAGTATAATGGCACTCTGTCTTTCGATAGCTGTACCCTACACGGGCTCCGCTGCATCTCTAAGAACGACAGACCGTCGTTTTGCCCCAACAGAAAAAGTTCCTTCCACAGTCGCGGGTGTAGTACGTCAACAGCGCACAATAAAAGGAAAAGTGCTGGATAATACAGGGCGCCCGCTACCGGGTGTGACAGTACGGGTCAAAAATGCAACGCAGGAAACGCAAACGGATCAGCAGGGGCAATTCGAACTCAGCCTGACAGGTGGAACTGCCGTACTGACGTTCTCTTCTTTGGGATTTGAAACCAGGGAAATGGCTGTTGCTGCCAATGAGGGAACCGTGAATGTGCAGCTGAACGACGCTTCGTCGAGTTTGGAAGAGGTCGTTGTGGTCGGTTACGGTACACAAAAGAAAGTAAACCTAACCGGTGCCGTGGCTACAGTGAGTGGCAAAGATATGATCAAACGGCCCGTTGTCAATACAGCTTCCATGCTGCAGGGGGCAGTGCCGGGTGTTCAGATCAATCAAGGGTCAGGAGAACCGGGCAATGAAGGCGTTTCCATCCGCATTCGTGGTAAGGGTACATTTAGCGGCGCCGGGTCGGATCCCCTGGTGCTCATCGATGGTGTGCAGGGCAAATTCTCCGACGTCAATCCCAATGATATCGAAAATGTCAGTGTGCTGAAAGATGCCGCCTCCGCAGCAATCTACGGCTCGCGTGCAGCCAATGGCGTTATTCTGATCACGACGAAACAAGGGAAATCGGGAAAAACAACCGTCCAGTATGACGGAAATGTGGGTATCTATAAGCCCACGAAAATGTTTGATCTGATCACCAACTCGGCGCAGTATATGGAATTATACAACGAAGCGCGCAAGAATTCCAATCTCAACGACGGCCTATATCCCGCCGATGTGATCGCTGCCTATCGCAACAGCAACGATCCTGTAAAATATCCAAATACGGACTGGCTGGGGCTTATTTTCCAAACAAAACCGACGTATACCCATAATCTCGGTATCCAGGGCGGAAACGAGAAGACAACCTTTAATGTTGGCTTGGGCTACGTCAATCAGGATGGAATGATCAAAGGTTTTAACTACGACCGTTATTCCGCCCGCCTCAATCTGACGACCAAAATCTCGGAAGGTATTAAATTCGGAACAAATATTTTGCTCAAAACAGGGCATACCGAATCTATCCCGGGCGGATCCAAAGACCTCTTCCTGTCGGCCATGTCGCAGGCACCAACTTATGGCCCATTTTTGCCGGATGGTAGCGGACGGTACACGTACAAAGCTTACGACTGGGAGTACAACAATAAAAATCCTATGGCCGTATTGGATCGGAAATTCACGTACAATACCGACGACTATGCGGCTAATTTACAAGCCTGGATGGAGGTACAGCTGTTTAAAGGTCTTTCCTGGTATACCAAAGGGGCCTATAATTTCAATATGGACAAGTACAAGGATTATAAATCAACGTTGGATGAATATTATTACCATACGGGCACGCTCGGAACAACATTGGATCTTGGAAAGGGCCTTACGGATCAGGATCAGCAAACAATATACACCAATTTATTTACTTACCTGAACTATGATCGCGCGTTTGGCGCACACCACCTCAAAGCGCAGGCCGGATATAGCATTGAAAAAAGTAAGTATACCTACCTTCAGGGCTTCAGACAGAATTTTGTCGACGATACACTAACAGAATTAAATGCGGGGGGATCGGATATTCAACGGGCAAACGGAACGGCCAACCAATGGGCGCTGATCTCTTATTTCGGCCGATTGAACTACGATTATCAGGGGAAATACCTCTTGGAAGCCAATATGCGCTACGATGGTAGTTCCAAGTTTTACGGTAAAAACCGTTGGGCAGCGTTTCCTTCTTTCTCTGCAGGCTGGCGTGTATCGGAAGAATCTTTTGTCAAGGAATTTGCTTCCGGTTGGTTGGATAATTTGAAGATCCGTGGATCCTGGGGGCAACTTGGAAACCAGAATGTGGTGGATGTGAATGGCTATTCCTTAAATTATCCATACCAGCCTGTATTGGGACTTACAGGTAATTATTCATTTGATAACAATAGTCTGCAATCGGGGGTGGCACAGCAAAGACTGACCAACCCACTGATCAAATGGGAAACAACAACCATGACAGATGTTGGGGTAGATTTAAGCCTGTTCAAAAATTTGGATATTACTTTCGATTGGTATAAGAAACGGACAACCGACATCCTACGCCCTTCGCAGATCACGGCAATCGTAGGATTGGGCGCCCCAAATATCAATGACGGTATCGTTGAAAATAAAGGTGTTGAATTAGGAATTACCTATCGCAATCAGCTTACTACGGGCGCATTAGAAGGTTTACGTTATCAGCTAGGGGCAAACCTCGATCGTTTCAAAAACAAGCTGGTCAAATTTGGCGAGCCTGAAATCGGCGGCTATACGATCAAAAAAAATGGCTACGCGATGGACAGCTTTTACACCTACGAAGTCATTGGCATATTTCAATCCGATGCCGAAGTAGCGGCGGCGCCTAAGCAGTTTAATGATAATACACTGCCAGGAGATCTGAAGTATCGGGATGTCAATGGGGACGGAAAAATAGATGCGAACGACAGAACAATTATTTCCGGTGTAGATCCAAAACTGAACTATAGTTTTAATCTAAGTGCAAGTTTTAAGGGCTTTGACTTTTCGGCTCTATTACAAGGGGTATATGGCGTCAAATCCTATGTTTCGGGCTGGGGTGTAACCCCATTTGTACAGGGTAGTCCGCCGACAAAAGATTGGTTAGACCGTTGGACACCTGAAAACCCTTCGACAACGATGCCCCGTATTTATTGGGGTTGGAGTGCTCCGGAGAAATTCAGCCGTGCTTCCAGCTATTTTATACAGGACGCTTCATACTTCAGGTTGAAAAATCTTGTGTTCGGATACACTTTACCTGAAGGGCTGTTGAAAAAATATAAAATTGACCGCCTAAGGGTTTATTTTTCGGGTGATAACCTCCTTACTGCGACCAAATTTAAGGGCTTGGACCCTGAACGCTATGGAAATGGTGATCTGGTGCAGTATCCACAAAACAAGATTTATTCATTTGGTGTACAAGTTAACTTTTAA
- a CDS encoding 5-oxoprolinase has translation MATTTNLYQHLLEKFSYYSTDELIQLNNDTILGQGWGSAKATFRTALISTFSKRGLDLSNIISKEDGFTSVKHVPVRLEQNVLIPLQ, from the coding sequence ATGGCTACTACAACAAATCTTTACCAACACTTACTGGAAAAATTCAGTTATTACTCAACAGATGAACTGATCCAGCTCAACAATGACACCATTTTGGGACAAGGCTGGGGTTCAGCCAAGGCAACCTTTAGAACAGCTTTGATCAGTACGTTCTCCAAAAGAGGACTGGATCTTTCCAACATCATTTCCAAGGAAGACGGTTTTACCTCGGTGAAGCATGTCCCTGTACGCTTGGAACAGAATGTCCTGATTCCTTTACAATAA
- a CDS encoding glycoside hydrolase family 95 protein translates to MSRSSKINNRKGQLLCTLVVFFLSGNLFGQVQGGKLWYRQPAKQWEETLPLGNGKIGMMPDGGLKNDHIVLNDITLWSGSPQDANNYEASRYLDSIRNLIKSGKNDLAQRLIDQHFICKGPGSGGKQWGCYQVLGNLMLAFDGQTDLNAVQNYRRELDLDKAMAKTSYELKGVRYSREYWTSFADDLGVIRLQSSKKGQLSLEIKIDRTERATAKTEDGELVLVGQLDNGVDGKGMQFKTRVRAQIKGGKQLVKGQSIVIQQADEVLIYVATDTDFKGKDFERTTAETLTKALKKSYSQQYAEHLRNYLVLFNRLSLRLGQSKDDLPTDERLVAFGKEPDQDPGLAALFYQYGRYLSISSTRLGLLPPNLQGLWANQIQTPWNGDYHLDINVQMNHWHLGAANLGELNEPLVGLVEGLMAPGAKTAKAYYNAPGWVAHVITNVWGYTEPGESASWGIANAGSGWLCNNLWEHYLYTEDIAYLRRIYPILYGAAQFYSSALTEHPTKGWLLTSPSVSPENSFKLPNGQQANVTMGPTIDNQIVRELFGNIIHAAGLLGKQSDPFLTKVAAQLKRLAPAVQIAKDGRIMEWIEDYEEVDSQHRHISHLYGLYPGYLIRYDEHPDWQLAAKKSLDVRGDDGPSWAIAHKLLFWTRLHEGERAYKLFRQLMTPRVDTHINYGAGGGVYANLLTAGPPFQIDGNFGGAAGIAEMLVQSHQDTVYLLPAVPQAWKREGRVRGMRIKGNHTLDMEWKDGKILNYQIYSLKSQQLNVCIDHNWIAYRTKEK, encoded by the coding sequence ATGAGTAGATCATCAAAAATAAACAATCGGAAAGGTCAGTTACTCTGCACGCTTGTGGTTTTCTTTCTTTCGGGCAACTTATTTGGGCAGGTGCAGGGCGGCAAACTTTGGTATCGGCAGCCGGCAAAACAATGGGAGGAGACCCTGCCCTTGGGCAATGGAAAAATTGGCATGATGCCTGACGGTGGATTGAAGAATGACCATATTGTGCTCAATGATATCACCCTATGGTCGGGAAGCCCTCAGGATGCCAATAATTATGAGGCCAGCAGGTATTTGGATAGTATTCGAAATCTGATCAAAAGCGGGAAAAACGACCTTGCTCAGCGTCTGATCGACCAGCATTTTATCTGCAAAGGCCCCGGATCGGGCGGTAAGCAATGGGGCTGTTATCAAGTGCTCGGCAATCTGATGCTTGCTTTTGACGGACAAACGGATCTCAACGCAGTGCAGAACTATCGCCGGGAACTGGATCTCGATAAGGCGATGGCAAAAACAAGCTATGAGCTCAAAGGCGTCCGGTATAGCCGCGAATATTGGACAAGCTTTGCTGATGACCTGGGCGTTATTCGTTTACAGAGCAGCAAAAAAGGCCAGCTAAGCCTGGAAATCAAGATTGACCGTACCGAAAGGGCTACTGCCAAGACCGAGGATGGCGAGCTTGTTTTGGTAGGACAATTGGACAACGGTGTGGACGGTAAAGGAATGCAGTTTAAAACACGTGTCCGCGCACAGATAAAAGGCGGGAAACAGCTTGTAAAAGGGCAATCTATTGTTATTCAACAGGCTGACGAAGTGCTGATTTACGTGGCAACAGATACTGATTTTAAAGGTAAGGATTTTGAGCGTACGACGGCTGAAACGCTAACAAAGGCGTTGAAAAAATCCTATAGCCAGCAGTATGCCGAACATCTGCGAAACTATTTGGTCCTGTTCAACCGTTTGTCGCTCCGATTGGGGCAGTCGAAAGATGACCTACCGACCGATGAGCGTTTGGTGGCCTTTGGTAAAGAACCGGATCAGGATCCAGGGCTGGCAGCGCTATTCTATCAGTATGGTCGTTACCTTAGTATCAGCAGTACGCGCTTAGGCTTGCTACCACCAAACTTACAGGGCTTATGGGCAAATCAGATTCAGACACCCTGGAATGGGGACTACCACCTGGATATCAATGTGCAGATGAACCATTGGCACCTCGGGGCGGCCAATTTGGGCGAGCTCAATGAACCCTTGGTAGGTCTTGTGGAAGGTCTTATGGCCCCGGGGGCAAAGACCGCGAAAGCATACTATAATGCACCGGGCTGGGTAGCCCATGTGATCACCAATGTATGGGGCTATACCGAACCCGGAGAGTCTGCTTCCTGGGGAATTGCCAATGCGGGCTCGGGCTGGCTCTGCAATAACCTTTGGGAACATTACCTCTATACCGAAGATATAGCCTATCTACGACGCATATACCCGATTCTCTACGGAGCAGCACAGTTTTACTCCAGTGCCCTGACCGAACACCCAACCAAGGGCTGGCTATTGACTTCGCCCTCTGTATCTCCCGAAAATTCCTTCAAGCTCCCCAATGGGCAGCAGGCAAACGTCACGATGGGACCAACGATAGATAATCAGATCGTACGTGAATTATTTGGAAATATCATCCATGCAGCGGGATTATTGGGCAAACAATCCGATCCTTTTTTAACGAAGGTTGCGGCGCAGCTTAAACGCTTAGCTCCGGCGGTACAGATCGCCAAAGATGGCCGCATCATGGAATGGATCGAAGATTATGAAGAGGTGGATTCGCAGCATCGGCATATCTCACATTTGTACGGTTTGTATCCCGGTTATCTGATTCGTTATGATGAACATCCAGACTGGCAGCTTGCCGCTAAAAAAAGCCTAGATGTGCGGGGGGATGATGGACCGAGTTGGGCCATTGCCCATAAACTACTCTTTTGGACCAGATTGCATGAAGGCGAGCGGGCTTATAAATTATTTCGGCAACTCATGACCCCACGTGTCGATACACATATCAATTATGGCGCCGGTGGTGGTGTTTACGCCAATTTGTTAACAGCAGGCCCCCCATTTCAGATCGATGGTAATTTTGGTGGAGCAGCTGGTATTGCCGAGATGCTGGTGCAGTCCCATCAGGATACGGTATATCTTCTACCGGCTGTGCCTCAAGCCTGGAAAAGAGAAGGCCGGGTGAGGGGCATGCGCATCAAGGGAAATCACACGCTAGATATGGAATGGAAAGATGGTAAGATACTGAACTATCAGATTTATTCACTCAAATCACAACAACTTAACGTATGTATAGATCATAATTGGATCGCCTATCGTACAAAAGAAAAATAA
- a CDS encoding sialate O-acetylesterase — protein sequence MIKPKQYKRTLLALLLSVASGFSALQAKVQLPAFIGDNMVLQQKEKVKIWGTSTAVGKELSVNTSWNNKSYQVEVDQQGGWQVYLETPKYGGPYQITINDGDQLILKNILIGEVWFCSGQSNMEMPLAGWGKINNFEQEIKAANFPNIRILQIPKATANQPTTAVKVESGGWNPVTPQSIPEFSATAYFFAREIYEKTGIPIGLIHSSWGGTIIEAWMSREALSPFSTYTAAIEKIQRPDAQEIYAKDLAEWNRVAEQQDQVKIATQGEWFASLLDKSSWSTITIPSFFDKNLFPGMDGVVYFGKDVELPAHWQGKPLKLILGAIDDNDITYVNGTKVGETVGYDQIRNYTVPATANNGSLLHIAVRVFDGAGDGGIYGGTEQPRLEGPNGEQLSLVGDWKCKVGYDLAKLPAKPNAMEGPNRPTVLYNAMVKPFVDFKIKGAIWYQGESNADSKDAPYQQLLPALIQDWRQQWNNEKMPFYFVQLANFKAKSVTPQPSSWARLREAQRQTLKLPYTGMAVITDIGDAQDIHPKNKQDVGRRLGWIATALLYGKKIPYSGPVLQHWTTKAAEMELSFNPMGKKLVLKGADNRNSSFTIAGADQVFYPAEVKQVGNKLIVSAKEVPSPVAVRYGWADNPDLTLYNEAGIPGSPFRTDDWTKN from the coding sequence ATGATAAAACCTAAACAGTATAAACGGACTTTACTGGCGCTCCTACTCAGCGTTGCCAGTGGATTTTCTGCCCTACAGGCCAAAGTACAGCTGCCGGCTTTTATTGGCGACAATATGGTGCTGCAGCAGAAAGAAAAGGTCAAGATCTGGGGAACCAGTACCGCAGTCGGCAAGGAACTTAGCGTAAACACCAGCTGGAACAACAAGAGCTATCAGGTTGAGGTCGATCAGCAGGGAGGCTGGCAAGTCTATCTGGAGACACCGAAATACGGTGGACCCTACCAAATTACCATCAACGATGGTGATCAATTGATCCTAAAAAATATTCTGATCGGTGAAGTCTGGTTTTGTTCAGGACAGTCAAATATGGAAATGCCTCTGGCGGGTTGGGGTAAGATCAATAACTTTGAGCAGGAAATCAAAGCAGCCAACTTTCCCAATATTCGTATTTTGCAGATTCCAAAAGCAACGGCCAATCAACCTACCACCGCAGTGAAGGTGGAGTCCGGTGGATGGAATCCGGTGACGCCACAAAGTATTCCGGAGTTTTCGGCGACAGCCTATTTTTTTGCGCGCGAGATCTACGAGAAAACAGGCATTCCTATTGGCCTAATCCATTCCTCCTGGGGCGGAACAATTATTGAAGCCTGGATGAGCCGGGAGGCACTTTCACCTTTTTCAACCTATACGGCGGCCATTGAAAAAATCCAACGTCCGGATGCACAGGAAATCTATGCGAAAGATCTGGCCGAATGGAATCGCGTCGCCGAACAGCAGGATCAGGTGAAGATAGCAACGCAAGGCGAGTGGTTTGCGTCACTATTGGATAAAAGCAGCTGGTCGACGATTACTATTCCGAGCTTTTTTGACAAGAACCTATTTCCGGGAATGGATGGTGTCGTTTATTTTGGCAAAGACGTTGAACTACCGGCACATTGGCAAGGTAAACCTCTTAAGTTGATTTTGGGAGCGATTGATGACAACGACATCACTTATGTCAATGGTACAAAAGTGGGTGAAACTGTCGGTTACGACCAGATTCGGAACTATACTGTTCCTGCAACGGCCAACAACGGCAGTCTATTGCATATCGCCGTTCGCGTATTTGATGGAGCCGGCGATGGTGGAATATATGGCGGTACAGAACAGCCACGACTGGAAGGGCCAAATGGCGAACAGCTATCTCTCGTTGGAGACTGGAAATGCAAAGTAGGTTATGATCTGGCGAAGCTGCCCGCAAAACCTAATGCGATGGAGGGTCCCAACAGGCCTACTGTGCTCTACAATGCCATGGTTAAGCCTTTTGTGGATTTTAAGATAAAAGGCGCCATTTGGTACCAGGGTGAAAGTAACGCAGATTCAAAAGACGCTCCTTATCAGCAACTGCTGCCCGCACTGATTCAGGACTGGCGCCAGCAGTGGAACAATGAAAAGATGCCTTTTTATTTTGTTCAACTGGCCAACTTTAAAGCGAAAAGTGTAACACCGCAGCCTTCTTCCTGGGCGAGATTACGGGAAGCGCAGCGCCAAACACTCAAATTGCCTTATACAGGTATGGCTGTTATAACGGATATCGGCGATGCACAGGATATTCATCCGAAAAACAAGCAGGATGTCGGTAGAAGACTTGGCTGGATCGCAACAGCGCTGCTCTATGGCAAGAAGATCCCTTATTCGGGCCCTGTTCTTCAGCATTGGACGACAAAAGCCGCAGAAATGGAACTTAGCTTTAACCCCATGGGCAAAAAGCTTGTGCTGAAAGGAGCGGATAACCGCAACAGTAGTTTCACAATTGCTGGTGCCGATCAGGTTTTTTATCCTGCAGAAGTCAAACAGGTCGGAAATAAGCTGATCGTATCTGCCAAAGAAGTACCGTCGCCCGTCGCAGTGCGCTACGGCTGGGCCGATAACCCGGACCTGACTTTATACAACGAAGCCGGGATACCCGGATCTCCCTTCCGAACCGATGACTGGACAAAAAACTAA
- a CDS encoding RagB/SusD family nutrient uptake outer membrane protein produces the protein MKKKFITALMLSGLFFGSCNSALDLNPLDQIASDNYFSKKSDFDNALAGVYASLQSEAFSYGMPFRDCLTDNGYNQFNSGSVNEIVGGNLNPTTGGYETGIYNDAYVGIGRANRLIEKLQGYNGADMNDAEKKNMEAEARFIRAFVYFQLYSIYGEVPLVLTSLSLENQRQPKETAENILKQIRADLDFGIANLAAKPYFNNGGHATASSAKALKARVLLFAAYGDKGVPDLAILKEVKDLCTDVMKEYTLSTAFENVFRDATQKNNTEIIFSVNFLAPNNTAPWDMYLGDWIAASPLQNLVDTYECKDGLPFGESPLTDRANPFKDRDPRLSKTIFVDHPDFGGGKIHTPSNPRPTGYGVLKFLDPANLPFGFSTLSQQDAVVLRFGEVLLMYAEAQNEIAGPDQSVYDAMNTLRSRVQMPGFPAGYTKEKMRDRIRHERRVELAFEGLRHYDLIRWHIAGEVLNAVKDSKVPYHFEDKFYRWPLPQTEIEKSAGVLIQNPNYK, from the coding sequence ATGAAAAAGAAATTTATAACAGCGTTGATGCTATCCGGACTATTTTTTGGTTCCTGTAACAGTGCCTTGGACCTCAATCCTTTGGATCAGATCGCTTCGGACAATTATTTTAGCAAAAAATCGGATTTTGATAATGCCTTGGCCGGTGTATATGCCTCGTTGCAGAGTGAGGCTTTCTCCTACGGGATGCCTTTCCGGGACTGTCTGACCGACAATGGCTACAATCAGTTCAACTCAGGTAGCGTCAATGAAATCGTCGGTGGGAATTTAAATCCGACCACAGGTGGCTACGAAACCGGGATCTATAACGATGCTTATGTAGGTATAGGACGTGCCAATCGCCTGATCGAAAAGCTTCAGGGCTATAACGGCGCCGATATGAACGATGCAGAGAAGAAAAATATGGAAGCCGAAGCCCGCTTTATCCGTGCTTTTGTTTATTTCCAATTGTACAGTATTTATGGTGAGGTGCCGCTAGTGCTGACTTCCCTCAGTCTGGAGAATCAGCGTCAGCCAAAGGAAACTGCGGAGAATATTCTAAAACAGATTAGGGCTGATCTGGATTTTGGGATCGCTAACTTAGCGGCTAAACCTTATTTCAATAATGGGGGGCATGCGACCGCAAGTTCAGCAAAAGCCTTGAAAGCACGGGTTTTACTGTTTGCGGCTTATGGTGACAAAGGGGTGCCCGATTTAGCAATCTTGAAAGAGGTAAAAGACTTATGCACCGATGTCATGAAAGAGTATACCCTGAGTACGGCTTTTGAAAATGTCTTTCGCGATGCAACACAGAAGAACAATACCGAGATTATCTTTTCGGTCAATTTTCTGGCACCGAATAATACCGCTCCCTGGGACATGTACCTCGGCGACTGGATCGCTGCTTCACCGTTGCAAAACCTGGTGGATACCTATGAATGCAAAGATGGTCTGCCTTTTGGTGAATCACCTTTGACTGACCGAGCCAATCCCTTCAAAGATAGGGATCCGCGCTTGAGCAAAACAATTTTCGTGGATCATCCCGACTTTGGCGGCGGTAAGATCCATACACCGTCCAATCCGCGGCCTACAGGTTATGGGGTGCTGAAATTTTTGGATCCGGCCAACTTACCTTTTGGCTTTTCAACATTGAGCCAACAGGATGCTGTTGTACTGCGGTTTGGAGAGGTGTTATTGATGTATGCCGAAGCACAAAATGAAATCGCCGGGCCAGATCAATCGGTTTACGATGCTATGAATACATTGAGGAGCCGCGTTCAGATGCCCGGGTTCCCTGCCGGTTATACCAAGGAAAAAATGCGCGATCGTATCCGCCACGAAAGAAGGGTTGAACTTGCTTTCGAAGGACTGCGGCATTACGACTTGATTCGTTGGCATATCGCAGGCGAAGTACTCAATGCGGTCAAAGACAGTAAAGTGCCCTATCATTTTGAAGACAAATTTTACCGCTGGCCATTACCACAAACAGAAATTGAGAAAAGCGCAGGTGTGTTAATTCAGAATCCAAACTATAAATAA